Proteins encoded together in one Mycobacterium simiae window:
- a CDS encoding PPOX class F420-dependent oxidoreductase — MAPKMATADAVGLPELLEFIRPRHRMLLTTFRSDGSLQSSPVTGGVDEKGCIVIATYPQRAKSVNLRRNPSASVVVLSDDFNGAYVQVDGDAEVILLPEAVELLVDYYRVIAGEHSDWAEYRKAMVDQGKCLIRITPRRWGPVATGGFPPK; from the coding sequence ATGGCTCCCAAGATGGCGACCGCCGATGCGGTCGGGCTTCCCGAACTTCTCGAATTCATCCGGCCCCGGCACAGAATGTTGCTGACCACGTTTCGCTCGGACGGATCGCTGCAGAGTTCGCCGGTGACCGGTGGCGTCGACGAAAAAGGGTGCATCGTGATCGCGACCTATCCTCAACGCGCCAAGAGCGTGAACCTGCGTCGCAACCCGTCGGCGAGCGTGGTTGTCCTCTCCGATGATTTCAACGGGGCGTATGTCCAAGTCGACGGTGACGCCGAGGTGATCTTGCTGCCAGAGGCCGTGGAGTTGCTGGTGGACTACTACCGGGTAATCGCCGGCGAGCACTCCGACTGGGCCGAGTACCGCAAAGCCATGGTGGATCAGGGCAAGTGTCTGATCCGGATCACACCGCGCCGCTGGGGGCCGGTTGCCACCGGCGGGTTCCCGCCGAAGTAG